A DNA window from Actinokineospora baliensis contains the following coding sequences:
- the fliO gene encoding flagellar biosynthetic protein FliO, producing MADLLRVFIALLLVLAALWLAARLARRPMRNRRRGGALDVLARTQLSRGASVAVIQVDKTALVLGVTDHQVNLLHVADADAFAVPEPRPPLKPELDQPGSLAGSALSPSTWKQALDALRERSVRK from the coding sequence ATGGCGGACCTGCTGCGGGTGTTCATCGCCCTGCTGCTGGTGCTGGCCGCCCTGTGGCTGGCCGCGCGGCTGGCGCGGCGCCCGATGCGCAACCGGCGCCGCGGCGGCGCGCTCGACGTGCTGGCGCGCACCCAGCTCAGCCGGGGCGCCAGCGTCGCGGTCATCCAGGTGGACAAGACCGCGCTGGTGCTCGGCGTCACCGACCACCAGGTGAACCTGCTGCACGTGGCCGACGCGGACGCCTTCGCGGTGCCCGAGCCGCGCCCGCCGCTCAAGCCGGAGCTGGACCAGCCCGGCTCGCTGGCCGGGTCGGCGCTGTCGCCGAGCACCTGGAAGCAGGCGCTGGACGCGCTGCGCGAGCGGTCGGTGCGCAAGTGA